The following are from one region of the Isoalcanivorax indicus genome:
- a CDS encoding TIGR04211 family SH3 domain-containing protein, translating into MRHLALCLLALLILGITTPQAAQASTGWIGDTLFVPVRAGAGNGFRIVHRGLRTGTRVEILEWEQGAEWAQIRTGDTEGWVETQYLSRSPIAQVRLEQAQQNAQRMEQQLATAREELASVTRERDQLAGRARELDQSLNARGEELEKLQEVAADPMRLDRANRQLNEEISLLRTELDQVRAENSQLRNDQTFKGWMFALLTIFGGMLLGWYFKSRSGRQRNSWV; encoded by the coding sequence ATGCGTCACCTTGCGCTTTGTCTGCTTGCCCTGCTGATCCTCGGCATCACCACACCTCAGGCCGCCCAGGCCAGCACCGGCTGGATCGGCGACACCCTGTTCGTACCGGTACGGGCTGGCGCCGGCAACGGCTTCCGCATTGTCCATCGTGGCCTGCGCACTGGCACCCGGGTTGAAATCCTGGAATGGGAACAAGGCGCAGAATGGGCCCAGATTCGCACCGGCGATACCGAGGGCTGGGTTGAAACCCAGTACCTGAGCCGTTCGCCCATCGCCCAGGTGCGTCTGGAGCAGGCACAGCAGAATGCCCAGCGCATGGAACAGCAACTGGCCACCGCACGGGAAGAGCTGGCCAGCGTGACCCGTGAGCGGGACCAACTGGCCGGGCGCGCTCGCGAACTTGACCAGAGCCTGAACGCTCGGGGGGAAGAACTGGAGAAGTTGCAGGAAGTGGCCGCCGATCCGATGCGTCTTGATCGGGCCAACCGTCAGCTCAATGAGGAAATCAGCCTGCTGCGTACCGAACTTGACCAGGTGCGCGCCGAGAACAGCCAGTTGCGTAACGACCAGACCTTCAAGGGCTGGATGTTTGCCCTGCTGACCATCTTCGGCGGCATGCTGCTGGGCTGGTACTTCAAATCACGCAGTGGGCGCCAGCGCAACAGCTGGGTCTGA
- a CDS encoding tryptophan--tRNA ligase gives MSSAVSSQRVLSGMRPTGRLHLGHYHGVLKNWVRLQHEFECFFFVADWHALTTEYENPQKIEQAVWDMVIDWLAAGVNPGSSTLFIQSRVPEHAELHLLLSMMTPLGWLERVPTYKDQQEKLKEKDLATYGFLGYPLLQSADILMYRAGMVPVGADQVAHVEITREVARRFNHLYGREPGFEEAVEAAIRKMGKKQARIYADNRRRYQEQGDESALETARALVMDQQNITLGDRERLLGDLEGGGKVILPEPQALLTPASKMPGLDGQKMSKSYGNTISLREDPDELEQKIRRMPTDPARVRRDDPGTPEKCPVWEFHKVYSDEATCAWVQEGCTSAGIGCLDCKKPVIDAVQAELEPIRRRAEEHMRNPDLVRTIVSEGCEEAREAARATLEEVRSAMGLNYR, from the coding sequence TTGAGTTCTGCGGTTTCTTCCCAGCGCGTTCTGTCCGGCATGCGCCCTACTGGGCGCCTGCATCTGGGTCACTATCATGGCGTGCTGAAGAACTGGGTGCGTCTGCAGCATGAATTCGAGTGCTTCTTCTTTGTGGCGGACTGGCATGCCCTGACCACTGAGTACGAGAACCCGCAGAAGATCGAGCAAGCGGTCTGGGACATGGTGATCGACTGGCTGGCGGCTGGTGTCAATCCTGGCTCCTCGACCCTGTTCATCCAGTCGCGCGTGCCGGAGCATGCCGAGCTGCATCTGCTGCTGTCGATGATGACGCCGCTGGGTTGGCTGGAGCGGGTGCCGACCTACAAGGACCAGCAGGAAAAGCTCAAGGAGAAAGACCTGGCCACCTATGGCTTCCTGGGCTATCCGTTGCTGCAGTCTGCGGACATTCTGATGTACCGTGCCGGTATGGTGCCGGTGGGGGCCGACCAGGTGGCCCATGTGGAGATCACGCGCGAGGTCGCGCGGCGCTTCAACCACCTGTACGGGCGTGAGCCCGGCTTCGAGGAAGCGGTCGAGGCGGCGATTCGCAAGATGGGCAAGAAGCAGGCGCGCATCTATGCGGACAACCGGCGCCGCTATCAGGAGCAGGGCGATGAAAGCGCACTGGAAACGGCCCGCGCCCTGGTCATGGACCAGCAGAACATCACCCTGGGCGATCGCGAACGGTTGCTGGGTGACCTGGAAGGGGGCGGCAAGGTCATCCTGCCGGAGCCTCAGGCGCTGTTGACGCCGGCATCGAAGATGCCCGGGCTGGACGGACAGAAGATGTCCAAGTCCTACGGCAACACCATCAGCCTGCGCGAGGACCCGGATGAGCTGGAGCAGAAGATCCGCCGCATGCCCACCGACCCGGCCCGTGTCCGCCGGGACGATCCAGGAACGCCGGAGAAGTGCCCGGTGTGGGAATTCCACAAGGTCTATTCCGATGAGGCCACCTGCGCCTGGGTTCAGGAAGGCTGCACCAGTGCAGGTATCGGCTGTCTGGATTGCAAGAAGCCGGTGATCGATGCCGTGCAGGCGGAGCTGGAGCCGATCCGGCGCCGGGCCGAGGAACACATGCGTAATCCCGATCTGGTGCGTACCATTGTTTCGGAAGGGTGCGAGGAAGCTCGCGAGGCAGCCCGCGCCACGCTGGAAGAGGTGCGTAGCGCCATGGGCCTTAATTACCGCTAG
- a CDS encoding L-threonylcarbamoyladenylate synthase — protein sequence MTLILHIHPETPQPRLLRQAVEVLRAGGLIAYPTDTTYALGCGIGEKAALDRLIQLRRLDDKHQFTLLCADLSVLATYAKVENPDYRLLKAHTPGAYTWILKGTGEVPRRLMHPKKRTIGIRVPEHAICQGLLAEHGEPIMTSTLLLPGDEYPLTDPVDVRNVLEGRVDLIIDGGFCGLTETTVISLAEGDGPEVVREGAGSLEGIF from the coding sequence ATGACCCTGATACTGCATATCCATCCGGAAACACCGCAACCGCGTCTGCTGCGTCAGGCGGTCGAGGTGCTGCGTGCCGGTGGGCTGATTGCCTATCCCACGGATACGACCTATGCGTTGGGCTGTGGTATCGGGGAGAAGGCGGCGCTGGACAGGCTTATCCAGTTGCGTCGCCTGGATGACAAGCACCAGTTCACCCTGTTGTGTGCGGACCTGTCGGTGCTGGCCACCTATGCCAAGGTGGAAAATCCGGATTACCGATTGCTCAAGGCGCATACCCCCGGTGCCTATACCTGGATTCTCAAGGGGACCGGAGAGGTGCCGCGTCGACTGATGCATCCGAAGAAGCGCACCATTGGCATCCGCGTGCCGGAACATGCCATCTGCCAGGGTCTGCTGGCCGAGCATGGCGAGCCGATCATGACCTCGACCCTGTTGTTGCCGGGGGACGAATACCCGCTGACCGATCCGGTGGATGTGCGCAACGTGCTGGAAGGTCGTGTTGACCTGATCATTGATGGCGGCTTCTGCGGTCTTACCGAAACCACGGTGATTTCCCTGGCAGAGGGGGACGGCCCTGAAGTGGTGCGTGAAGGGGCTGGCAGCCTCGAAGGCATTTTCTGA
- a CDS encoding PHP domain-containing protein gives MSVIYDYHCHSTASDGTLSPTALVDAAAAAGVQQLALTDHDTLAGLPEAARAAQVHGISLLPGIEVSASWSRRELHIVGLGMDTADAGLVGLVASQQEARVRRAEMIGKRLDKAAGLAGSYDRAAALADTDAPGRPWFARMLVAAGKVRDEEHAFNRYLKAGQSAYVSTPWVDMAEAVAVLRAAGGVAVVAHPVRYGLTRRKLRQLLTDFCDAGGQALEVAMPRLNDVQQALLRECLRDFPLHASGGSDFHTPAQKWLTLGRLPALPEGARPVAELFRPDAALAA, from the coding sequence TTGTCTGTCATCTACGATTATCACTGCCACAGCACGGCCTCGGACGGCACCCTGAGCCCGACCGCACTGGTCGATGCTGCCGCTGCCGCCGGTGTGCAGCAGCTGGCGCTGACCGACCATGACACCCTGGCCGGGCTGCCGGAGGCCGCCCGGGCTGCACAGGTGCACGGTATCAGCCTGCTGCCGGGCATCGAGGTGTCGGCCTCCTGGTCCCGGCGCGAACTGCACATCGTCGGGCTGGGCATGGACACTGCGGATGCCGGGCTGGTGGGTCTGGTGGCCTCGCAGCAGGAGGCGCGGGTACGCCGCGCCGAAATGATCGGCAAGCGGCTGGACAAGGCGGCCGGTCTGGCGGGCAGCTACGACCGGGCGGCGGCGCTGGCGGACACCGATGCCCCGGGGCGCCCCTGGTTCGCGCGCATGCTGGTGGCTGCGGGCAAGGTGCGCGATGAGGAACATGCCTTCAATCGCTATCTCAAGGCGGGCCAGTCAGCCTATGTCAGCACGCCCTGGGTCGACATGGCCGAGGCCGTGGCGGTGTTGCGGGCGGCCGGGGGGGTTGCGGTGGTGGCGCACCCGGTGCGTTACGGGCTGACCCGGCGCAAGCTGCGGCAGCTGTTGACGGATTTCTGTGACGCCGGTGGGCAGGCGCTGGAAGTCGCCATGCCGCGCCTCAATGACGTCCAGCAGGCCCTGCTGCGCGAATGCCTGCGGGATTTCCCGCTGCACGCCTCGGGCGGTTCGGATTTCCACACCCCGGCGCAGAAATGGCTCACTCTGGGCCGCCTGCCTGCGCTGCCCGAGGGCGCCCGCCCGGTGGCCGAGTTGTTCCGGCCCGATGCGGCCCTGGCGGCCTGA
- a CDS encoding inner membrane-spanning protein YciB produces the protein MKKVFDYLPVVVFFALYFLSGRDIYLATWGILIACLVQVSAGWLIWRKVERMHLLVFVVTVIFGGLTLLLRDDVFIKWRPTVIYGLLAMVLLGGQFLRERILLQRMCEAMMITGLGHIVPLSRRHWTILNFAFVLYFSFLGVLNIYVAYQFSTDFWVNFKLIGFTALNFVFYISLFGYVYTLLPEEERNRLFRESGASKGDNTDAQANPEDKG, from the coding sequence ATGAAAAAGGTCTTCGATTACCTGCCAGTGGTGGTGTTTTTCGCGCTCTACTTCCTGAGTGGCCGCGACATCTACCTGGCCACCTGGGGCATCCTCATTGCCTGTCTGGTTCAGGTCAGCGCCGGCTGGCTGATCTGGCGCAAGGTCGAGCGCATGCACCTGCTGGTGTTCGTGGTCACCGTGATCTTCGGCGGCCTGACCCTGCTGCTGCGCGACGATGTCTTTATCAAATGGCGCCCCACCGTCATCTATGGCCTGCTCGCCATGGTGCTGCTCGGTGGCCAGTTCCTGCGTGAACGCATCCTGCTGCAGCGCATGTGTGAAGCCATGATGATCACCGGTCTGGGCCATATCGTGCCGCTGAGCCGGCGCCACTGGACCATACTGAACTTCGCCTTCGTGCTGTACTTCAGCTTCCTCGGCGTACTGAATATCTATGTGGCCTACCAGTTCAGCACCGACTTCTGGGTCAACTTCAAACTGATCGGCTTTACGGCCCTCAATTTCGTCTTCTACATCAGCCTGTTCGGCTACGTTTACACCCTGTTGCCGGAAGAAGAGCGGAACCGCCTGTTCCGCGAAAGCGGCGCCAGCAAGGGCGACAACACAGACGCTCAGGCGAACCCCGAAGACAAAGGATAA
- a CDS encoding YciI family protein, whose product MFYAIISEDVPDSLALRKQARPDHLARLEALRDAGRLLLAGPHPAEDCEDPGEAGFTGSLVVAEFDSLEAARAWADADPYMTAGVYRAVTVKPFRKVLP is encoded by the coding sequence ATGTTCTACGCGATCATCAGCGAAGACGTTCCCGACAGCCTGGCCCTGCGCAAGCAGGCGCGGCCGGACCACCTGGCCCGGCTGGAGGCCCTGCGCGACGCCGGACGGCTGCTGCTGGCCGGCCCGCATCCGGCGGAAGACTGCGAAGACCCCGGCGAGGCAGGCTTTACCGGGTCCCTCGTGGTGGCAGAATTCGACTCGCTCGAGGCCGCCCGGGCCTGGGCGGACGCCGACCCCTACATGACAGCGGGGGTCTACCGCGCGGTGACAGTGAAACCATTTCGTAAAGTTCTGCCCTGA